A genomic region of Miscanthus floridulus cultivar M001 chromosome 3, ASM1932011v1, whole genome shotgun sequence contains the following coding sequences:
- the LOC136542492 gene encoding uncharacterized protein, with translation MVFSVSFVAAAARVPAELCQRPPRPGRRRVSADDVLRALFLPPARELVWLGDFLFAFFCLPLPEYYLPGSGRGGGWVARVPDAVLYTYRRSLSVSSSSSSYSSSMSSPEED, from the coding sequence ATGGTGTTCAGCGTCTCgttcgtggcggcggcggcgcgcgtgccGGCGGAGCTGTGCCAGCGGCCCCCGCGCCCGGGGCGGCGGCGGGTGAGCGCGGACGACGTCCTGCGCGCGCTGTTCCTGCCGCCGGCGCGGGAGCTCGTGTGGCTGGGGGACTTCCTCTTCGCCTTCTTCTGCCTGCCGCTGCCGGAGTACTACCTGCCAGGGTCCGGCCGCGGCGGCGGGTGGGTGGCGCGGGTGCCCGACGCGGTGCTGTACACCTACCGGAGGTCTCTCTCGGTCAGCTCGTCGTCCTCATCCTACTCGTCGTCGATGTCTTCGCCGGAGGAGGACTGA